GCAACCGGCGAAGCCATCGTTAAAGAGCTGGAGAAATACAACCTTTCAGACACCAGTGAAGACCTGAAAGGTGTGGCTTTCGAGCCATTCCCTGGCCGAACCTTTCGGGGCGAGATTGGCCGGTTTTTTACCCCTCGCACCATTGTCAGGCACACCCAGGCTGGGCCGTGCGGCGAGCAGCGCAGAGGACACACAAGGAGATCGCCAGTTCATGGCCTCGCACAAAGACTTCGTATTGATCTTGCTTCGACCGAGGTGTCAGCTCCATGAAGCTCGTCCGCAACACAGGTAGCGACCGCGTCGCCGATCTGATCCACCCGGCAGTCCTTGATGGCCGCCAGCTCGACGCGGTGACGCCGGGACTCTCCATCTTCGCCTGGGCTCAGTTGTTGCGCGGTCTCCGCCGCGCTGAGCGATGCCGAATGGTGCTGCCCGCTGACCTATCGATGATGCCGCTCCTCGGCTCGGCCACAGACCGCTCAGYACGGAACCAGCTACAGTCACGCTGGCTCGCGGGCGGCATGCGCGACTGGATTGTCGAAAAGGCGGACATCCGGCTCGCGCGTTTCGGCGTCCCGCAGGGTGCGCTCGTGATCCGCAATGCGGAGGCTCAGCCGGTGCAGGCACTCCTCGGTTCATTCGCGCTGACCACCGACGGCCTCGGCCTGACACCGGGCAACCCGCTCAGCCTGATCCAGGCCTCCGAGACCCCGGAAGAAGCCCTCCGGTTGAGCCAGTGGTTCGATGGGCAGTGGGCGAGCCTGCCCGACGATCCCGGCGCGAAGGCCGCGGTTATCGAAGCGCTCAATCAGATCGCGCGCCACCGGGATCCGCACCTCACCTACGCGCTCATCCTGCACAATTTGTTCGCGAGTCTTGGCGACGAGCTCGACGAAGAGCGGATCGTCAAGTCGGCGACCGGCATCCGAAACACCGTCGTTTGGAAAAAGCTCTACAAGTTTCAGCGCGATGGCGTTGTCGGTGCCATCGACAAGCTCAACCGCTTCGGCGGCTGCATCATCGCCGACAGCGTGGGACTCGGCAAGACGTTCGAGGCGCTGGCCATCATCAAGTACCACGAGCTGCGCAACGACCGGGTGCTGGTGCTCTGCCCAAAGCGCCTCCGCGACAACTGGACGCTCTACAAGGCCAACGACCGCCGCAATGTCCTGGCGTCCGACCGGTTCAACTACGACGTCCTCAACCACACCGACCTGTCGCGTGACGGTGGTTCGTCGGGCGACATTGACCTCGCCCACGTGAACTGGGGCAACTATGACCTTGTCGTCATCGACGAGTCGCACAACTTCCGCAATAAGAAGACGCCGCAGGCGGGCGGCGAGACACGCTACGACCGGCTGATGCGCAAGATCATCCGCGAGGGGGTCAAGACGCGCGTGCTGATGCTTTCTGCCACGCCGGTCAACAACCGCCTGGCCGACCTGCGCAACCAGATCGCCTTCGCCACCGAGGGCGACGACACGGCGCTCAGCGATCACGGCATCGGCAGCATCGACATCACCACGCGGCTGGCGCAGAAGCAGTTCAACCGCTGGCTGGATCTCGACGAGTCCGAGCGCACGCCGTCGCGGCTGATTGAGATGCTGGGCTTCGACTACTTCACGCTGCTCGACCTGCTCACCATCGCCCGCTCACGCCGCCACATCGAGAAGTACTACGGCACCGCGGAAACCGGCCGCTTTCCGGAGCGGCTTAGGCCCATCAACATCAAGGCAGACGTGGACCGCGCCGGCGCGTTTCCCGCCATCGCCCAGATCAACCTCGAAATCCGCCGCCTGCACCTCGCCTCCTACGCCCCCCTGCGCTACGTGCTGCCCCACAAAAAGGAGGCCTACAACCGGAAGTACAGCACGCAGGTGAAGGGTGGCACCGGTTTCTTCTGGCAGGAGGACCGCGAGGAGAGCCTGATCCACCTGCTGCGCGTCAACGTGCTCAAGCGGATGGAAAGCGCCGTGCCCTCCTTCGCGCTCACCGTGCAGCGCCAGCTTCGCGACGTAGAGGCGACGCTCGCGCGCATCGAAGCGCAGGCCGAGGACCTGGAAGAGATCGACCTGTCGATCGACGACCTCGACCTCGACGACCCCGCTTTCGAGAGTCTGGTCGTGGGCCGCAAGGTCAAGGTGCTGCTCAAGGACGTAGACCTCATCCGCTGGAAGCAGGACCTGATCGAGGACCGCAACCGGCTGGCCACGCTTGTTTCCGCCGCACGCGAGATCACACCGGAGCGCGATGACAAACTGGCCAAGCTGCGCGAGGTGATCGAAGACAAGTGCCGCCACCCGATCAACCCGGGCAACCGCAAGGTGATCGTCTTCACCGCCTTCGCCGACACCGCCCGCTACCTCTACGAGCAGCTCGCCTCCTGGGCCAAGACGACGCTTAGGCTCGACTCGGCGCTGGTTACCGGCGCGGGTAGCAACCAGACCACGCTTCTGGGGCTGCGCAAGGACCTGGTGTCGATCCTTACGGCCTTCGCGCCCCGCGCCAAGGAGCGCCCCGAGGAGCTTGCCGGCGAAGGTGAACTTGACCTGCTCATCGCCACCGACTGCATCTCCGAGGGCCAGAACCTGCAGGACTGCGACTGGCTCATCAACTACGACATCCACTGGAACCCGGTGCGCATCATCCAGCGCTTCGGCCGCATCGACCGCCTGGGCTCGCCGAACCAGCGCATCCAGCTCGTCAACTTCTGGCCCAACATGGAGCTGGAGGAGTACATCAACCTGGAGCAGCGCGTCAGCGGCCGCATGGTGCTGCTCGACATCTCCGCCACCGGCGAGGAGAACCTGATTGAGCAGCAATCCGGCAACCCGATGAACGACCTCGAGTACCGGCGCAAGCAGTTGCTCAAGCTGCAGGACGCGGTCATCGACCTGGAGGACCTGTCCACCGGCGTCTCCATCGCTGACCTCACGCTCACCGATTTCCGCATCGATCTCGCCGAGTACCTGCGCGCACACCCCGGCGTGCTCGAAGCGCTGCCGCTGGGCACCATGGCCATCACCACGACCGCGGACGCCGAGATTCCGCCGGGGATTGTCTTCTGCCTGCGGGCCGAGGACGCGGCCGCCGCGCGGGTGTTCGAACCGGGCTACCCGCTGGCGCCCCACTACCTCGTGCATGTGGGCGACGACGGCACCGTGCTGCTTCCGTTCACGCAGGCCAAGCAGATCCTCGATCGGCTCAAGCGCCTGTGCGTCGGTCGCGACCTGCCCGACGCTGCGGCCTGCGCCCGCTTCGACAAGGCCACCAAGCAGGGCGAGGAGATGCGCCACGCGCAGCGCCTGCTCGCCGCCGCGGTGGCCTCGGTGGTGGGCAAGACGGAGGAACGCGCTGTCGCCAGCCTCTTCACGCCGGGCGGCACGCACGCGCTGGCCGGTGAGTTCGCGGGGATCAACGACTTTGAGGTCGTGGCCTTTTTGGTTATCCTGCCGGAGGTATCCGCATGAACGCCGCCGAGGTCATCGCCGCGCTCGAACTGCCGCCCGGCGCGAGGGTGGACCGCCGCATACCCAAGACGCTGCTGGTGGAGCGCGGCGCGCGAACGGCCACGGACAAGCGGCGCATCAATGAGGGCGTCGAGGAGGTGCAGTGGGTGGCGACGCTCAAACCCTCCACCATCGGCGTGCCGGCGTTCCGCGACGAGGTGCGCGAGTACCTGGAGATCAACGTGTTGAGCGCGACGCTGCGTGGGGGCGCCAAGGCAGCGCGTTTCGCCGAGCTGATCCATCGCGCCGTGCCCTATCCGGTGTTCCTGCTCATGGCCGAGGGCACGCGCCTCACGCTCTCGCTGGCGCACACGCGCTGGTCGCAGGGCGAGGCGGGCGCCACGGTACTCGATGGCGAACCGATAGCCGTTGCAGTCACGGAGGCAGAGACCGAGGGGTTGCCGTCGTCGTTTCGCCAGGCGCTCTCGCTGGCTCGCCAGCCGCGCGCCGACCTCTACCAGCTCTATCAGGGCTGGATCGACACCCTGCTGGCGCTCAAGGCAGCCGAGGTGACGGGCCGGTTCGCGGTGCCAACGTCGGCGGACCAGGCGGCCGCCCGACGCGAGGCGCTGCGCGAATGCGCCCGGCTGGACGCCGAGATCGCCCGCTTGCGCAAGGCCGCAGCGAAGGAGCGGCAGGTGCCGCGGCAGGTGGAACTGAACCTGGAACTCAAGCGCGCCGAGGCCGCCCGCGCCGCCGCGCTCACACGACTATGAAGAACGAGGACAACATGAAACAACTGACCGCCAACGACCCCGAGACCCGAAGCCACGACCTTGTCGCCGAGAACATCGCCCGGCTCAAGGCCCTGTTCCCGGAACTGGTGACCGAAGGCCCGGACGGCGCCGCCGTGAACATGGACGTGCTCAAGCAATTGGTGGGTGACAAAACCGTCACCGACTGTGATGAGAAGTACGGCCTCAACTGGCACGGCAAGCGCCGCGCCCGGCAGCTCGCGCTCACGCCCTCCACCGGCACGCTGCGCCCCTGCCCTGAAGACAGCGTGGACTGGGACACCACGCAGAACCTGATGATCGAGGGCGACAACCTGGAGGTGCTGAAGCTGCTGCAAAAGAGCTACGCGGGGAAGATAAAGCTCATCTACATCGACCCGCCGTACAACACGGGCAAGGACTTCGTCTATCCCGACGACTTCAAGGACAACATCAGGAACTATCTGGAGCTGACCGGGCAGGTCGAAGGCGGGCGGAAGATCAGCAGCAACACCGAAGCCAGCGGGCGGTTTCACACGGACTGGCTGAACATGATGTATCCGAGGTTGAAGATTGCTCGTCAACTCCTTTCGCCCACTGGTGTGATCGCTGTACATATTGACGAACACGAGTTAGAAGCCCTTGTGATAGTACTCCGCGATTTGTTTGGCGAAGAAAATGAACTCGGAGTTACGATATGGGATAAACGCAATCCGAAGGGTGATTCGCGAGGAATCGCCTACCAACATGAATCACTTGTGCTCTTTGCGCGAGATGCAGAGGAATTGTTTGCACGTTCGCCAGTTCGTCGGGCGAAACGCAACGCCGAGCGGATGCTAAACGCAGCATCGCGATTTGTTACGGAATGCGGAAGCATCGCCGAAGCAAGAGCAGCTTATCGTAGTTGGGTCAAATCTCAGTCCACACTCTCTGGCGGTGAGTCGATGTACGACAAACTGAGCGAGACAGGACGTGTCTATAGGTTGGTATCGATGGCCTGGCCAAACAAGAAGCGTGCGCCCGCTGACTATTTCGTGCCCCTGAAGCACCCTATCACTGGCAAGGATTGCCCCATCCCAGAGCGGGGTTGGCGCAATCCTCCTGCAACAATGAAAAAACTTTTGGAAGATGGGCTTATCGAGTTCGGTCCAGACGAGATTATGCAGCCACAGAGAATCTATTTTTTAGACGAGAACATGTATGAAAATGTCCCATCGATCGTGCCATTCGGTGGGTCAGACGACGAACTCTTGAAGGAGCTTTCTGTCCCTTTTGAGCAGCCGAAGCCTGTCGACTTTTCCGTGCAAGTCATTAGTTGGTGTAGTTCTAAAGATGAGATTGTAATGGACTTCTTCGCCGGTTCCGGCACCACCGGCCACGCGGTCATGGCGCAGAACGCCGCCGACGGCGGCAATCGCCGCTACATCCTCGTCCAGCTTCCCGAACCGCTCGACCCGGAGAACAAGGACCAGAAAGTCGCCGCCGAGTTCTGCGACAAGCTCGGCAAACCCCGCACCATCGCCGAGCTGACCAAGGAACGCCTGCGTCGCGCTGCGAAGAAAATCAAGGAAGAGAATCCGCTCTTCGCCGGTGATCTCGGCTTCCGTGTCTTCAAGCTCGACTCCAGCAACATCCGCGCGTGGGAGCCGGACCGTGACAATCTGGACCAGACGCTGTTCGACCATGTGGAGCACCTGAAGGAAGGTCGCACCGAGCAGGACATCCTTTACGAGCTGCTGCTCAAACTCGGCCTCGACCTGTGCGTGCCGATCGAGACCCGCACCATCGCCGGCAAGGCTGTGCACAGCATCGGTGGCGGCGTGCTGCTGGCCTGCCTCGCCACGCGGATCACTCGCGAGGAGGTGGAGCCGCTGGCGCAGGGTATCGTCGCCTGGCATCAGGCCCTCGCCCCGGCCGGCGACACTACCTGCGTTTTCCGAGACAGCGCCTTCGCCGACGACGTGGCCAAGACCAACCTCGCGGCCATCCTCGAGCAACACGGCATCGCCAACGTAAGGAGTTTATGATGAATCAATTCTTTGAACCTCCGCGTGTAGAGGCTCTGCATGTGCAGAATTACCGCGCCCTGCAAAACGTGCGCCTGGATTCCATCACGCCGCTGACCGTGTTGCTCGGCCCCAACGGCAGCGGCAAGTCCACGCTCGTCGACGTGTTCGCCTTTCTCTCCGAATGTTTCGGTGAAGGACTGCGCAAGGCGTGGGACCGGCGGGGACGCTTCCGGGAACTCCGGAGTCGGGATTCGGTTGGCCCCATCGTCATCGAGCTGCAATACCGGGAAAAGCCTGGCACGCCGCTGATCACCTATCACCTGGAAATCGACGAAAAAGATCGGGGACCGGTGGTTAAACGTGAGTTTTTACGCTGGAAGCGGACCCATCCGGGGGCCCCCTTTTACTTTCTCGATTATCGCGAAGGAGTAGGCAGGGTCATTACCGGGGAACAGCCGGAATCGCAGGACAAACGTATTGAAAAACCTCTTTCCG
The nucleotide sequence above comes from Chlorobaculum tepidum TLS. Encoded proteins:
- a CDS encoding helicase-related protein, with protein sequence MKLVRNTGSDRVADLIHPAVLDGRQLDAVTPGLSIFAWAQLLRGLRRAERCRMVLPADLSMMPLLGSATDRSXRNQLQSRWLAGGMRDWIVEKADIRLARFGVPQGALVIRNAEAQPVQALLGSFALTTDGLGLTPGNPLSLIQASETPEEALRLSQWFDGQWASLPDDPGAKAAVIEALNQIARHRDPHLTYALILHNLFASLGDELDEERIVKSATGIRNTVVWKKLYKFQRDGVVGAIDKLNRFGGCIIADSVGLGKTFEALAIIKYHELRNDRVLVLCPKRLRDNWTLYKANDRRNVLASDRFNYDVLNHTDLSRDGGSSGDIDLAHVNWGNYDLVVIDESHNFRNKKTPQAGGETRYDRLMRKIIREGVKTRVLMLSATPVNNRLADLRNQIAFATEGDDTALSDHGIGSIDITTRLAQKQFNRWLDLDESERTPSRLIEMLGFDYFTLLDLLTIARSRRHIEKYYGTAETGRFPERLRPINIKADVDRAGAFPAIAQINLEIRRLHLASYAPLRYVLPHKKEAYNRKYSTQVKGGTGFFWQEDREESLIHLLRVNVLKRMESAVPSFALTVQRQLRDVEATLARIEAQAEDLEEIDLSIDDLDLDDPAFESLVVGRKVKVLLKDVDLIRWKQDLIEDRNRLATLVSAAREITPERDDKLAKLREVIEDKCRHPINPGNRKVIVFTAFADTARYLYEQLASWAKTTLRLDSALVTGAGSNQTTLLGLRKDLVSILTAFAPRAKERPEELAGEGELDLLIATDCISEGQNLQDCDWLINYDIHWNPVRIIQRFGRIDRLGSPNQRIQLVNFWPNMELEEYINLEQRVSGRMVLLDISATGEENLIEQQSGNPMNDLEYRRKQLLKLQDAVIDLEDLSTGVSIADLTLTDFRIDLAEYLRAHPGVLEALPLGTMAITTTADAEIPPGIVFCLRAEDAAAARVFEPGYPLAPHYLVHVGDDGTVLLPFTQAKQILDRLKRLCVGRDLPDAAACARFDKATKQGEEMRHAQRLLAAAVASVVGKTEERAVASLFTPGGTHALAGEFAGINDFEVVAFLVILPEVSA
- a CDS encoding DUF4391 domain-containing protein gives rise to the protein MNAAEVIAALELPPGARVDRRIPKTLLVERGARTATDKRRINEGVEEVQWVATLKPSTIGVPAFRDEVREYLEINVLSATLRGGAKAARFAELIHRAVPYPVFLLMAEGTRLTLSLAHTRWSQGEAGATVLDGEPIAVAVTEAETEGLPSSFRQALSLARQPRADLYQLYQGWIDTLLALKAAEVTGRFAVPTSADQAAARREALRECARLDAEIARLRKAAAKERQVPRQVELNLELKRAEAARAAALTRL
- a CDS encoding site-specific DNA-methyltransferase; the protein is MKQLTANDPETRSHDLVAENIARLKALFPELVTEGPDGAAVNMDVLKQLVGDKTVTDCDEKYGLNWHGKRRARQLALTPSTGTLRPCPEDSVDWDTTQNLMIEGDNLEVLKLLQKSYAGKIKLIYIDPPYNTGKDFVYPDDFKDNIRNYLELTGQVEGGRKISSNTEASGRFHTDWLNMMYPRLKIARQLLSPTGVIAVHIDEHELEALVIVLRDLFGEENELGVTIWDKRNPKGDSRGIAYQHESLVLFARDAEELFARSPVRRAKRNAERMLNAASRFVTECGSIAEARAAYRSWVKSQSTLSGGESMYDKLSETGRVYRLVSMAWPNKKRAPADYFVPLKHPITGKDCPIPERGWRNPPATMKKLLEDGLIEFGPDEIMQPQRIYFLDENMYENVPSIVPFGGSDDELLKELSVPFEQPKPVDFSVQVISWCSSKDEIVMDFFAGSGTTGHAVMAQNAADGGNRRYILVQLPEPLDPENKDQKVAAEFCDKLGKPRTIAELTKERLRRAAKKIKEENPLFAGDLGFRVFKLDSSNIRAWEPDRDNLDQTLFDHVEHLKEGRTEQDILYELLLKLGLDLCVPIETRTIAGKAVHSIGGGVLLACLATRITREEVEPLAQGIVAWHQALAPAGDTTCVFRDSAFADDVAKTNLAAILEQHGIANVRSL